Proteins from one Candidatus Hydrogenedentota bacterium genomic window:
- a CDS encoding class I SAM-dependent RNA methyltransferase → MPYARQVAEKSEMLGALFQDYWTAPVPVTPSPVIWHYRNKIDPAFDRMRYPEPPPKDFVRETVLGFKKKGQWYWPLDIDACHIGPEGAGALLRATRQWYREKDIRAWDNRTTDGVLRYLLVRDGKRSGEKMVVLITHEGELDCGPFVDLAQSVYGATSVYRGYFTGRSDVATAERLELLAGAPHITETLLLPDGEATRRLDFRISPLSFFQTNPLATENLYAAIRNHVRAVAPDSLYDLYGGAGGIAFACSDLVSHVWSVEEVEPASEDGRHNARVNGIDNVAFITARTERYLNAQREAGSFAAGAMVILDPPRSALHPKVIKRLLEFLPEHILYVSCNPKLLAREMAVLAEAYDLAALEAFDLFPHTPHVEALALLKRRPPR, encoded by the coding sequence GTGCCCTATGCGCGTCAGGTGGCCGAGAAATCCGAAATGCTCGGCGCCCTCTTCCAGGATTACTGGACCGCGCCGGTCCCGGTCACGCCCTCGCCCGTGATCTGGCACTACCGCAATAAGATCGATCCCGCGTTTGATCGCATGCGCTACCCCGAGCCGCCCCCGAAAGATTTTGTGCGCGAGACCGTTCTGGGTTTCAAGAAGAAGGGGCAGTGGTACTGGCCGCTGGACATCGACGCGTGCCACATCGGCCCCGAGGGCGCCGGCGCGCTGCTCCGGGCCACCCGCCAGTGGTACCGCGAGAAGGACATCCGCGCGTGGGACAACCGCACGACGGACGGCGTCCTGCGCTATCTCCTGGTGCGTGACGGCAAGCGCTCCGGCGAGAAAATGGTGGTGCTCATCACGCACGAAGGCGAATTGGATTGCGGCCCCTTCGTGGACCTTGCGCAGTCGGTCTACGGCGCCACGAGTGTATACCGCGGCTATTTCACGGGCCGGAGCGATGTGGCCACGGCGGAACGCCTGGAGCTGCTGGCGGGCGCGCCGCACATTACCGAGACGCTCCTGCTGCCGGATGGCGAAGCGACGCGGCGGCTGGACTTCCGGATTTCGCCCCTCAGCTTTTTCCAGACGAATCCCCTGGCGACCGAGAACCTCTACGCGGCCATCCGCAACCACGTTCGCGCCGTGGCCCCGGACTCGCTTTACGACCTCTACGGCGGGGCCGGCGGCATCGCCTTCGCGTGCAGCGATCTGGTCAGTCACGTGTGGTCCGTGGAGGAGGTGGAACCCGCCTCCGAGGACGGGCGCCACAACGCGCGGGTAAACGGCATCGATAACGTTGCCTTTATCACCGCGCGGACCGAGCGCTACCTGAACGCGCAGCGCGAAGCCGGAAGCTTCGCGGCGGGCGCCATGGTCATTCTCGATCCGCCGCGCTCGGCGTTGCATCCCAAGGTCATCAAGCGCCTGTTGGAGTTTCTGCCGGAACACATCCTCTACGTTTCCTGCAATCCCAAGCTGCTCGCCCGCGAAATGGCCGTTCTCGCGGAGGCCTACGACCTCGCCGCGCTCGAAGCCTTCGACCTGTTCCCGCACACGCCGCACGTCGAAGCGCTCGCCCTCCTCAAGCGCCGGCCCCCGCGATGA